In Cryptomeria japonica unplaced genomic scaffold, Sugi_1.0 HiC_scaffold_142, whole genome shotgun sequence, one genomic interval encodes:
- the LOC131030959 gene encoding S-locus-specific glycoprotein S13-like produces the protein MRLDFSEFQCCLRKSIIPEMRRVGFLAGPAYMISALSVLIIICYGDGLSTGTGSRDSLSLGASLIGNQTITSKNGMFELGIFSPNGSNNWYLGIWYANIPEKMVVWVANRENPGKHRPGVLKLSKGGTLGLFDAGGMSLWSANVSYKPSRAVLLDSGNFLMLSDDNKSETVWQSFDYPVDTMLPGMWFGGQEKLVCWKNSMDPAPGLLSFIWIHLGLNNSC, from the coding sequence ATGAGGCTTGATTTTTCTGAGTTTCAGTGCTGTCTACGAAAATCAATAATACCTGAAATGAGAAGGGTGGGTTTTTTAGCAGGACCGGCATATATGATCTCCGCGCTTAGCGTGCTAATTATAATTTGCTACGGTGACGGGTTATCTACCGGTACTGGTAGCAGAGACTCTCTTTCCTTGGGCGCATCGCTTATTGGAAATCAGACTATAACCTCGAAGAACGGCATGTTTGAATTGGGAATTTTCAGCCCAAATGGAAGCAATAACTGGTATCTCGGTATCTGGTATGCCAACATACCAGAAAAGATGGTCGTTTGGGTGGCTAATAGGGAGAATCCGGGGAAACACAGGCCTGGCGTTCTGAAACTCTCAAAAGGAGGTACTCTGGGACTGTTTGATGCAGGGGGCATGTCTCTTTGGTCTGCCAACGTATCGTACAAGCCCTCGCGGGCTGTGCTATTAGATTCTGGTAACTTTTTGATGCTTAGCGATGACAATAAATCTGAGACTGTTTGGCAGAGCTTTGACTATCCTGTGGATACTATGTTGCCCGGCATGTGGTTCGGTGGACAGGAAAAGCTAGTCTGTTGGAAAAACTCTATGGATCCCGCACCTGGGCTTTTGTCCTTCATTTGGATCCATCTGGGGCTAAACAATTCGTGCTAA